GAGATTGCCCGGACGGCGGATTCCGAAGCTGTGCGCGCGGCCGACTTCCGATCGTCGCCAGAGGTTGCCGCCGCCAGCGCCGACCAAGACCGCACCAGTCGCTGCTCGATAACGACGGCGAGCGCGGTGGCAGTGGCCGACGAGGTAACGGCTTGTGGGGTTTGGTACGCCGCGGCGGGGTTTGGCGGCTGTTCACCCGTTGCTGTGATCTGTGCCCTGAGTTGATCGCGCAATGCGCGATGGGAGTTCAGAGCTCGCCGTGCTCGAAGTTGGGCGCTGCCACTGAGTTGCGATCCGATCAAGCCGTACGCGTAGATGGCCGCGTATTCGCCGTCCAGGGTCGCTTTCAGTGCATCGATCGCGGGCGAGTTTGTGGCGATCATGCGGTCGCGCCAGCCAAAGCAGCGGCATGTTGCGACTCGGAGGCGCCGATCAGCG
This region of Candidatus Nanopelagicales bacterium genomic DNA includes:
- a CDS encoding ferritin-like domain-containing protein, with translation MIATNSPAIDALKATLDGEYAAIYAYGLIGSQLSGSAQLRARRALNSHRALRDQLRAQITATGEQPPNPAAAYQTPQAVTSSATATALAVVIEQRLVRSWSALAAATSGDDRKSAARTASESAVRAISWGSVSQAFPG